The uncultured Trichococcus sp. DNA window CCTTTGATCTTATCGGCTACAACGGAGCCTTCTTTTCCTGCATTTTCAGCGATTTGTCTCACTGGCTCTTCTAATGAACGGGCCACGATGCGCGCGCCTGTCGCTTCGTCGCCTGTCAGTTCCAACGCTTCAACGCGTTTTTGAACATTGATCAAGGCTGTACCACCACCGGATACGATACCTTCTTCAACAGCGGCGCGGGTTGCATTCAAAGCATCTTCGATACGCAGTTTGCGTTCTTTCAATTCAGTTTCGGTAGCAGCACCGACTTTGATGACGCCTACGCCACCGGATAATTTTGCAAGACGTTCCTGTAATTTTTCACGGTCAAACTCTGAAGTTGTCTCAGCTGATTGTGCACGGATGACCGCGACACGCTGTTCGATGGCTGCTTTTTCGCCGGCTCCTTCAACGATGGTTGTGGAATCTTTGGTTACGACAACTTTACCTGCACGACCCAAATGTTCTACGGTGGTATCCTTCAATTCCAAGCCTAGATCCTCAGCAATGACCGTACCACCTGTCAGGATTGCGATGTCCTGCAGCATTTCTTTACGGCGGTCACCGAAACCAGGTGCTTTGACTGCCGCTACATTGAATGTTCCGCGCAATTTGTTCAATACTAATGTAGGCAACGCTTCGCCGTCAACATCATCAGCAACGATCAACAACGGGCGTCCTTGTTGCAGGATCTGTTCCAATAAAGGCAAGATGTCTTGGATATTGGACAATTTGCGATCCGTAATCAGGATATAAGGTGCTTCCAATTCTGCTTCCATCTTGTCGTTGTTGGTGACCATGTATTGCGATAGGTAACCGCGGTCGAATTGCATCCCTTCAACAACATCCAACTCGGTTTCGATCCCTTTTGATTCTTCGATAGTGATGACTCCGTCGTTGCCGACTTTCTCCATCGCTTCCGCAATCAATTCGCCGATTTCTTTCGATCCGGATGATACGGCAGCTACCTGTGCGATCGATTCTTTTGAATTTACAGTTTGGGAAATTTCTGCCAAGCCTTTTACGGCTGCTTGTGTAGCCAATTCGATACCGCGACGGATACCTACCGGATTTGCGCCTGCTGTAACGTTCTTCAAACCTTCACGAACGATCGCTTGTGTCAAAACAGTAGCAGTCGTTGTACCGTCACCGGCAATGTCGTTTGTTTTGGAAGCAACTTCGGAAACCAATTTCGCTCCCATGTTTTCGAAACGGTCTTCCAATTCGATTTCTTTGGCGATTGTCACACCGTCATTCGTGATCAACGGAGAACCGTACGCTTTTTCTAAAACAACGTTGCGGCCTTTAGGTCCTAAAGTCACTTTTACGGTATCTGCTAAGATATCCACACCACGAAGCATTGCTGCTCTTGCGTCTTCTGAAAATTTAATGTCTTTTGCCATTTATCGATTCACCTCATGAATTATATTTTTAGTCCAGAATTGCTACGATGTCGCTTTCTTTGATCACTAAGTATTCTGTTCCCGCGTATTTAACTTCTGTGCCTGCATATTTTTCGAAAAGGACAGTATCCCCTGCCTTAACGGTCATTTCGATGGTTACGCCGTTATCCGTCACGCGTCCCGCGCCCACAGCAATAACGGTGCCGGTTTGGGATTTTTCTTTAGCGGATGACGGTAATACGATGCCGCCTACAGATTTTTCCTCTTCTTTGGCAACTTCTACAATAACACGGTTTCCTAATGGTTTTAACAAGATGATCCCTCCAAAAATAAGTTCATTTTAGCACTCATCAACTTAGAGTGCTAAGTTACATTTCTATATTAATCAATCTCCAATTAATTTGCAAGAGGGAAGCCGATTTTTTCTGATTCTATTTTTTTGCGCTACTATGCTATACTGTTTATCAAGTGTAAAACGTCAGTTCTCTCAGAAAGGTACTATATATGAATAAAAAAATACGTCCCAGATTAACGTTGGCCATTCAGATCATCCTCATCTATCTCGCTTCTCAGCTTCTGCCGGTTTTCATGCTTTTTATCATTCCGGAAGCAGATCGCATCGCGGCTGCCATGAATCTCTCGCTATTCTTCGCTTTCCTCGGAACTGCCCTTATGGTAGCATGGAATAGCAGAAAAAAATGGACACCACAAAACAGTCTTACGGATCAATCGGCTGCCCCAATCGGCAAAACGCTCGCGACCGGATTCTTCGGTTTCATCGGAGCAATCCTGATTCAGATAATCGCAATGAATGTGGAGTATCTTGTGTTCAGGATGCCCGTCATTTCCGAAAATACGGAAGTGTTGCTGGACTTGACAAACCGCTACCCGTTCTTTATTTTTAACATTATCATCTTTGCGCCTGTGATGGAAGAATTTGTATTCCGTAAAGCGATTGTCACACATCTGGTCGACGCAATCGGGATGGTCGGAGCTGCCACTATCAGCGCTTTGCTTTTTGCTTTTGCGCATAATGATGGGCACTATTTGGTTTACGGCTCTCTGGGACTATGGTTTTCTTTCCTTTATTACAGGACAAGAAACATAGCCACTCCGATGATTGCGCATGCGTTGATGAATGCCATGTCCGCTTTGCCGGTCCTGTCCCAACTCATTTCGTAAGGCACGTGAAGTCCGCTATTTAGGAAAAAGAAAGGAATAACATGACTTTAAAAAATCTATTAATTCAAGTAATCATCCGCTTCGTTTTCGCAATCCTCTTCATCTCGCTGGCAGTCGATGCCGTGAATACGGCAGGCTGGGGCTTCATGGCCTTCATCAGTGTGCTGTTCGCAACAAGCGATGTCGTGAAAGGCGTACGCATGTTCAATGCCTACCTGAAGATCAAAGACAGCATCGATAAAAACTAAGAAAAGCTGAACGGATTCGTTCAGCTCTGAATATGGAAAAAGAAGGATGAGGCCGCCTCATCCTTCTTTTTGCGTTTTCTTATCATCCGCTATCGGCTTTTTTCAACCGATATCATTGTCCAGGAAATAGATCAATGTCTGCAACTCATTCGTCAAGTCCACATTCTGAACCCGGAC harbors:
- the groL gene encoding chaperonin GroEL (60 kDa chaperone family; promotes refolding of misfolded polypeptides especially under stressful conditions; forms two stacked rings of heptamers to form a barrel-shaped 14mer; ends can be capped by GroES; misfolded proteins enter the barrel where they are refolded when GroES binds) translates to MAKDIKFSEDARAAMLRGVDILADTVKVTLGPKGRNVVLEKAYGSPLITNDGVTIAKEIELEDRFENMGAKLVSEVASKTNDIAGDGTTTATVLTQAIVREGLKNVTAGANPVGIRRGIELATQAAVKGLAEISQTVNSKESIAQVAAVSSGSKEIGELIAEAMEKVGNDGVITIEESKGIETELDVVEGMQFDRGYLSQYMVTNNDKMEAELEAPYILITDRKLSNIQDILPLLEQILQQGRPLLIVADDVDGEALPTLVLNKLRGTFNVAAVKAPGFGDRRKEMLQDIAILTGGTVIAEDLGLELKDTTVEHLGRAGKVVVTKDSTTIVEGAGEKAAIEQRVAVIRAQSAETTSEFDREKLQERLAKLSGGVGVIKVGAATETELKERKLRIEDALNATRAAVEEGIVSGGGTALINVQKRVEALELTGDEATGARIVARSLEEPVRQIAENAGKEGSVVADKIKGLEVGMGYNAATDEWVNMIEAGIVDPTKVTRSALQNAASVAALILSTEAIVADHPAPATAPAMDPSMGMM
- a CDS encoding type II CAAX endopeptidase family protein, yielding MNKKIRPRLTLAIQIILIYLASQLLPVFMLFIIPEADRIAAAMNLSLFFAFLGTALMVAWNSRKKWTPQNSLTDQSAAPIGKTLATGFFGFIGAILIQIIAMNVEYLVFRMPVISENTEVLLDLTNRYPFFIFNIIIFAPVMEEFVFRKAIVTHLVDAIGMVGAATISALLFAFAHNDGHYLVYGSLGLWFSFLYYRTRNIATPMIAHALMNAMSALPVLSQLIS
- the groES gene encoding co-chaperone GroES, whose translation is MLKPLGNRVIVEVAKEEEKSVGGIVLPSSAKEKSQTGTVIAVGAGRVTDNGVTIEMTVKAGDTVLFEKYAGTEVKYAGTEYLVIKESDIVAILD
- a CDS encoding DUF4305 domain-containing protein, encoding MTLKNLLIQVIIRFVFAILFISLAVDAVNTAGWGFMAFISVLFATSDVVKGVRMFNAYLKIKDSIDKN